AACCAAACAGAAGCAAACACCCACAATGAAGCCAAAAACGCAACTCTTTCCCTAGTAAGATCTATAGAGAAGGTTAATCATGAAAAATCTGATCATTTGTCTCCAACCAAACAATCCAAATAATTGCATAAATAGAAGACTCTACAAAACCTTGCTGTTCTTTGGTTTCCCAAAGCCAACAAAATCTACCAACAAAAACTCCTAAGTCTGAGGACAAATCCAACTTTTTCCCATCAAATTTAAAAGCTTATATCCAAGCTACAGAACAATGAATGAGTACATGTGCATGACTCTCATTATTATCATAACACATAATGCAAATATCAGGGAAAAAGCCATGCATGACCTATGAACCTGTAACCATgttcttaaatttccacgaaattatcAAAATTTCCGTTATAACCTGTAACCTGTAATCAATtttcatcttgcataatttccgtcaaaatgtcagcgaatcatccaaaatttattgaaatcttgaaattttagcgaaactttgTCGAAATTTTagttatacaatgaaatttccttagaattcaaatgagagatttaggagttaagtgaaatttctctcttaatttattttatttattttatcgaaacaaaagattattacaagtgcttttgaaattatctgaaaaaataaacttatagcaacattttatttaaccattcatttcttaattattattatttgtataataaataatgtttaaataatttatgaatttcatttttattaactaaatatgtttaacgtacattacaaatatgtttgatatacatactatattacaaattttccaccttatacacaacatagatgtatttaatttgtaatatatgagtgctaaaacttatattattatgtttgttaaccatttctaaagtttcacaaagaattccatgttttacttctgattttcgttattttttcaaatcaaaatcgaaatttccatatttttggaacttcgaaatttgagtcgaaatagaaatttaagaccttgcctgCAATGTATTCTTAGCGTTGGCCAAGAATGGAAATCCACACAAAATCCTTTATTTTCAATGGAATTTTAGCTCTCCACAACCGATTAGAAAGAGGGAAATAATTAAGGAGAAAGGTTAAGATGGGAGTGAAATGACTAACATGAATAAAGCCCCAGAATTTTCCAAACACCAGACCCAAGTATCCGCTGCATGAGTATTTGAAAGAAGCCTGCCAGCCAGCCAATGGTGGACATGGAACTTGTGCACTCACTGTACTTAAATCATAACTATTGGTGCCCATTGattaacatgtttgtttatgcAAATAGTTTGCTCTATGCATACTTCTCACTGTTGACATCCTCATTACAGCTGCTTCATACAATACTtgttttcataattaattatgtCATACAACATAATTAGACATGGGATCCATAATAGTAAATCATGAGCCAAAATTAACCTAAAAGCGCTCCAAGTGGCACCCAAATTACTCCTACAAGATTTCAATTAATCCCCACCCTCCGTCACGCCAAcaaaaaatattagaataaaataaaatagcaacaaaaaaacacaaaatgGCTGTTGCCCTATCAAGCACAAGCATAGAACAACACTAGTgtgaaatgatttgaaaatagtggcattaaatcttaaaaaaaaaataaaaaataggacaTCAAGATGAAGAGATGATAGTAAATACATTTTAATTGATATGTACAAATGTACTTTGcatgcaaatattttgtttttactttttacCATTTATGTAGCACAATATATCCAAAAAATGTAAATATAAATGCATAGACATGCCTTTAACCACATCTTTATACTTGATGATTCTATCCTTGGCTCCGAGAAGACTTTTGATTGTACTTGTGTTTTATGCCTGCGGTTCTTTCATTTGGAGCTCTCTGGTGAGATCCCGTATGTTGAAAAAATAAGTCTTCTGTACTTGCACTTCAGTTAGATGCCTGTAAGTTAGCTCATTTTGCAGCTCTATGGAGCTTGGGGTCTTGAAAACCAATTAGTGTGTCAATACGGATGACCCTTTTCTTTCTATAGTAATCTGTATTTTAACCACTGTATATGATGTTCAAGTGAGAAGTAAAAGAATGGTTGTATTTATAATCCTCCAAGGTTTAGTGTACAATTGTGTGCAGCTGTTTGCATGTATAATTGACATGGCCCTGGTGGAATGATAATTGACATTGCTGTTGTTTATGGTGTCCAGTTACAATCACTCAATTCAGGCTTACTTGCCATATGATAGGCAATGGATTAAGCAGCGAACATTTCAACATCTCAATAGGTTGGCACATTGAATGGTGTTTGCTATGCTGCAGTGCTTTCTCTTACCAACTACTTGGATGCTTTTGTAGAATTAAATCCAACAGGAAGGAAAGAGTATCAATTACTGGGTCGAAGGCTTTTTTGTGCTCCCccaatctttctctctctctctctctctctcacgggAGAGGGGGTTTGTTGTTGTCTCCTGCACATATATTTAGAACAACAAGAACTTTCTGCTCAATTTTCAGATGAGAACCAACTTTTGCTTGGCACTTGGATCTATGGAAATGTATTTTCTTTGTTTGTGGAAGCTTGACCTTGATGTTGGACACTGTAGTCTTATCATTCTTATGTGAACTTAATTGCCTGGTTATGTGCTTGTACACTTCTAAATTCATGTCATTTGAGATTTTGATGAATTTTGAAGCTGCTCACATTTACTGTAAACAGATTTTTCATATATGATGTTCTGATTTCTGATTGAAGAAAAGAAACCCTTGATGGTTTTTctttggttaaaattttaaaacaaatttctTTTCTAgggcattttaattttattttattttatttttgggagtgGTTGGGGTGGGGGAACTGGGCTGGCTGGGGCTGTGGGGCAAGAAGTTGTGGAAAGGGTCGGGTATAAGACAAAATTTGGAAGAACTCAATAGACAGGTACTAAACGGTTCACATGTGACTTGGGGGT
This genomic stretch from Malania oleifera isolate guangnan ecotype guangnan chromosome 3, ASM2987363v1, whole genome shotgun sequence harbors:
- the LOC131151959 gene encoding enhancer of rudimentary homolog isoform X1; its protein translation is MANRHTIILMQTSPNRATRTFMDYDSISQAMDGICGLYERKLKELNPAIRNITYDIGDLYNFIDGLADMSALVYNHSIQAYLPYDRQWIKQRTFQHLNRIKSNRKERVSITGSKAFLCSPNLSLSLSLSHGRGGLLLSPAHIFRTTRTFCSIFR